In Magnetospirillum sp. XM-1, a single window of DNA contains:
- a CDS encoding IS5 family transposase, which produces MKAPGFFDVEECLAGLSKKGDVLEHLNRTIDFALFRPDLERAVPRSNGAKGGRPPFDHVLMFKVLILQAMNGLGDEATEYFMRDRLTWKRFLGLGISDPVPDANTIWTFREHLTKANAIKALFERFDAALRDAGYLAMSGQLLDATIVAAPKQRNTDGEKAAIKAGTIPDAWKDKPAKLRQKDRDARWTVKYSKAKPREDGQPQVDLAVPSFGYKNHVSADRAHGLIRKWLVTDAAAHDGARLHDLLDKTNTASGVWADTAYRSENNETFMAKNGFVSQVHRKKPKGKPMPDRTRKANALKSMVRSKIEHIFAHQKGPMAAIVRTIGKARAETKIGMINLAYNMRRLMWLERKRAPA; this is translated from the coding sequence ATGAAGGCGCCGGGGTTTTTCGACGTTGAAGAATGTCTGGCGGGTCTTTCGAAGAAGGGCGACGTGCTGGAGCACTTGAACCGGACGATCGATTTCGCGCTGTTCCGTCCTGACCTGGAGCGTGCGGTTCCGCGCTCGAATGGCGCCAAAGGTGGTCGTCCGCCGTTCGATCATGTGCTGATGTTCAAGGTGCTGATCCTGCAGGCGATGAATGGCCTGGGCGACGAGGCCACGGAATATTTCATGCGTGACCGCCTGACCTGGAAGCGGTTCCTTGGGCTTGGGATCTCCGATCCGGTTCCCGATGCCAACACGATCTGGACCTTCCGCGAGCACCTGACCAAGGCCAACGCCATCAAGGCGCTGTTCGAGCGCTTCGATGCGGCTCTGCGCGATGCAGGCTATCTGGCGATGTCGGGGCAATTGCTGGATGCCACCATTGTCGCCGCCCCCAAACAGCGCAATACCGATGGTGAGAAGGCCGCGATCAAGGCCGGAACCATTCCTGACGCCTGGAAGGACAAGCCAGCGAAATTGCGGCAAAAGGACCGCGATGCGCGGTGGACGGTGAAGTATTCCAAGGCCAAGCCCCGTGAGGATGGCCAGCCGCAAGTGGATCTGGCCGTCCCATCCTTCGGCTACAAGAACCACGTTTCGGCGGATCGGGCGCATGGGCTGATCCGCAAATGGCTGGTGACGGATGCAGCAGCCCATGATGGCGCCCGGTTGCACGATCTACTCGACAAGACCAATACGGCGAGCGGCGTCTGGGCCGACACGGCCTATCGCTCGGAAAACAACGAGACGTTTATGGCGAAGAACGGCTTCGTCTCGCAGGTCCATCGCAAGAAGCCCAAGGGCAAGCCGATGCCAGACAGAACCCGCAAGGCCAATGCCCTCAAATCCATGGTGCGCTCCAAGATCGAGCATATCTTCGCTCACCAGAAGGGGCCGATGGCCGCCATCGTCCGCACCATCGGCAAGGCCAGGGCGGAAACCAAGATCGGCATGATCAACCTCGCCTACAACATGCGGCGTCTCATGTGGCTTGAGAGGAAACGTGCGCCCGCTTGA
- a CDS encoding leucine zipper domain-containing protein, whose protein sequence is MGIHKNAVLTPTGREILVRRVVEEGQRPMSVATAMGVSLRTARKWVSRFRSEGVPGLYNRSSRPHRSPAQTPAALAEQIAVLRRQRRTGGEIAATMGVSRATVFRILGRLGMNRLKSLEPAEPVRRYERAEPGEMIHIDIKKLDASKNPGDEGGALIQ, encoded by the coding sequence ATGGGCATCCACAAGAATGCCGTTCTGACGCCGACCGGTCGAGAGATTCTGGTTCGGCGGGTTGTCGAAGAGGGGCAAAGACCCATGTCGGTGGCCACCGCCATGGGCGTGAGCCTCAGGACCGCCCGTAAATGGGTGTCCCGTTTCCGCTCCGAGGGCGTGCCTGGCCTTTACAACCGCTCATCGCGTCCGCATCGGTCACCGGCGCAAACGCCTGCTGCCCTTGCCGAGCAAATAGCGGTTCTGCGGCGCCAACGCCGGACGGGAGGCGAGATCGCCGCCACCATGGGCGTGTCCAGGGCGACGGTATTCCGCATCCTGGGCCGCCTCGGCATGAACCGGCTGAAGTCGCTGGAGCCTGCCGAACCGGTGCGTCGCTATGAACGCGCCGAGCCGGGCGAGATGATCCACATCGACATCAAGAAGCTGGACGCCTCCAAAAACCCTGGTGATGAGGGCGGGGCTTTGATTCAATGA